From Riemerella anatipestifer ATCC 11845 = DSM 15868, a single genomic window includes:
- the miaA gene encoding tRNA (adenosine(37)-N6)-dimethylallyltransferase MiaA — translation MARTLISVVGPTGIGKTELAIKIAQFFGTEILSCDSRQFFKEIPIGTAAPSKEELAIVPHHFIGHLSITEDYSIGRYEKEALALLDKLFQKYKVVVMVGGSGMYEKAVVEGLNDLPEANEDYTKELEQIFNKEGIEALQKQLEAQDEVYYQQVDKDNPRRLIRALDIIKQTGKPYSEIIAETKPKRNFNTIRIVLTAPREIIYERINQRVDRMMEKGLLDEVKGLLQYQDRVALNTVGYTELFNYLNGDWELDFAVSEIKKNSRRYAKRQMTWNRKLPHLIELPYQYSKEELVSLLNNLNLK, via the coding sequence TTGGCTAGAACACTTATATCTGTTGTAGGTCCTACGGGAATAGGTAAAACCGAATTGGCAATAAAAATAGCCCAGTTTTTCGGTACTGAGATTTTATCCTGCGACTCACGACAGTTTTTTAAGGAAATACCTATTGGTACAGCCGCTCCTTCTAAGGAGGAGTTGGCTATTGTGCCACATCATTTTATAGGGCATTTATCTATTACAGAAGATTATTCTATCGGTCGGTACGAAAAGGAAGCTTTGGCTTTATTAGATAAGTTGTTTCAGAAATATAAAGTCGTGGTAATGGTAGGCGGTAGTGGTATGTATGAGAAGGCGGTAGTGGAAGGTCTTAATGATTTGCCAGAAGCTAACGAAGATTATACTAAAGAACTTGAACAAATCTTTAATAAGGAAGGGATAGAAGCTTTACAGAAGCAGTTAGAAGCACAAGATGAGGTCTATTATCAGCAGGTGGATAAAGATAATCCTAGACGCTTGATAAGAGCTTTAGATATTATTAAACAAACAGGGAAACCTTATTCTGAAATTATAGCTGAAACTAAGCCTAAAAGAAACTTTAATACTATTAGGATTGTACTCACAGCACCCAGAGAAATTATCTATGAAAGAATCAACCAAAGGGTGGATAGAATGATGGAGAAAGGCTTGCTAGATGAGGTTAAAGGTTTACTTCAATATCAAGATAGAGTAGCTTTGAATACAGTGGGTTATACAGAGTTGTTTAATTACTTGAATGGTGATTGGGAGTTAGATTTTGCTGTTTCCGAGATTAAGAAAAACTCTAGACGCTATGCGAAACGCCAAATGACCTGGAACCGAAAACTTCCTCATCTGATAGAACTTCCGTACCAATATTCTAAGGAGGAATTAGTATCTTTGCTTAATAACTTAAATTTAAAATAA
- a CDS encoding thioredoxin family protein, giving the protein MARTPSNMLDLGTKAPFFELPNPAKNNELQSLDNLKGEKGTLVVFMCNHCPFVIHVIDKLAELYEDYKAKGIEFIAINSNDIENYPADSPELMIDFAEEHSVNFPYLFDESQAIAKAYDAACTPDFYFFDEKLDLVYRGQMDDSRPGNQHEVTGEDLIIAFENLLAEQPQEELQKPSLGCNIKWK; this is encoded by the coding sequence ATGGCTAGAACACCGTCTAATATGTTGGATTTAGGAACTAAAGCTCCTTTTTTTGAGCTTCCTAATCCTGCTAAAAATAACGAATTACAATCTTTAGATAACTTAAAAGGAGAGAAAGGAACATTGGTAGTTTTTATGTGTAACCACTGTCCGTTTGTGATTCATGTGATAGATAAATTAGCAGAACTCTATGAAGATTATAAGGCTAAAGGAATCGAGTTTATCGCAATTAATTCTAATGATATAGAGAACTATCCTGCGGATTCACCAGAGTTAATGATTGATTTTGCTGAAGAACACAGTGTTAATTTCCCTTATTTATTTGATGAGAGTCAAGCTATTGCTAAAGCCTACGATGCTGCGTGTACTCCAGATTTTTATTTCTTTGATGAAAAATTAGACTTAGTATATAGAGGTCAGATGGACGATTCTCGCCCAGGAAATCAGCACGAGGTAACGGGAGAGGATTTAATTATTGCTTTTGAAAACCTTTTAGCAGAACAACCACAAGAAGAACTACAAAAGCCTAGCTTAGGTTGTAATATTAAATGGAAATAA
- the rpmA gene encoding 50S ribosomal protein L27 encodes MAHKKGVGSSKNGRESHSKRLGVKIFGGQEAIAGNIIVRQRGTQHHPGENVGIGKDHTLFALVDGTVVFKKKANNRSFVSVEPNA; translated from the coding sequence ATGGCACACAAGAAAGGAGTTGGTAGTTCCAAAAACGGTAGAGAATCTCACTCTAAAAGATTAGGTGTGAAGATTTTCGGAGGGCAAGAAGCTATCGCTGGAAATATTATTGTAAGACAGAGAGGTACACAACACCACCCTGGAGAAAATGTAGGGATTGGTAAAGACCATACTCTGTTTGCATTAGTAGATGGTACAGTGGTATTTAAGAAAAAAGCTAACAACAGATCTTTTGTATCTGTAGAGCCTAACGCTTAA
- the rplU gene encoding 50S ribosomal protein L21 codes for MFAIVEIAGLQYKVEQDQKLFVNRLSGEKGDKVTFDKVLLTVNGATTVGAPAVSGIAVEAEIIEHLKADKVIVFKKKRRKGYAKKNGHRQSLTQIKIVSITGFDGAKKSSAKTETKATAKKSSKKGDDLTLIEGIGPKVAELFAGAGITSFADLAKKTKEELEAILDPNGAVYAAMDPTTWPQQAQLAADGKFEELEALKGQLKGGKA; via the coding sequence ATGTTTGCAATCGTAGAGATAGCAGGGCTTCAATACAAAGTTGAGCAAGACCAAAAATTGTTTGTAAACCGTCTTTCTGGTGAGAAAGGAGACAAAGTAACTTTTGATAAAGTACTTCTTACCGTAAACGGAGCAACAACAGTAGGCGCCCCAGCTGTAAGTGGTATCGCTGTAGAAGCGGAAATTATTGAGCATTTGAAAGCTGATAAAGTTATCGTTTTCAAAAAGAAAAGAAGAAAAGGTTATGCTAAGAAAAACGGGCATAGACAATCTCTTACTCAAATCAAAATTGTTTCTATAACAGGTTTTGATGGTGCTAAAAAATCTTCTGCAAAAACAGAAACCAAAGCTACTGCAAAAAAATCTTCTAAAAAAGGAGATGACCTTACTCTAATTGAAGGTATTGGTCCTAAAGTAGCGGAGCTTTTCGCAGGAGCAGGTATTACTTCTTTTGCTGATTTAGCAAAGAAAACTAAAGAGGAGCTAGAAGCCATCTTAGATCCTAACGGTGCTGTATATGCAGCTATGGATCCTACAACTTGGCCTCAACAAGCACAACTAGCTGCTGATGGAAAGTTTGAAGAGTTAGAAGCTCTTAAAGGACAACTAAAAGGCGGAAAAGCCTAA
- the murB gene encoding UDP-N-acetylmuramate dehydrogenase — protein MQLKTNYSLKNHNTFGVEAFSKYFAEVGSLEELTAVLKLDEIKGLPILFLGGGSNILLTKDFNGLTILLNLKGIKEQHLNDDEVLLTAQAGENWHQFVQYSLEKNYGGLENLSLIPGNVGTCPIQNIGAYGVEIKDHFESCQVLNLETLEVETFNKEKCNFGYRDSFFKREGKGKYVILEVSFRLTKRNHSIRTDYGAIQQELSSLNVTQPSIQEVAQAVINIRTSKLPNPKELGNAGSFFKNPSVSTEDYQNLQKQFPNLPGYPQGSHTKVPAGWLIEQIGWKGKQIGNVATHYLQALVIINATGNATGEEIYRFSSEIISSVKNTFGITLEREVNII, from the coding sequence ATGCAACTTAAGACCAATTATTCTCTTAAAAACCATAATACCTTTGGGGTAGAAGCATTTTCTAAATACTTTGCAGAAGTCGGTAGTTTAGAGGAGCTAACCGCTGTCCTAAAACTAGACGAGATTAAAGGCTTACCTATATTATTTCTAGGTGGTGGGAGCAATATCTTATTAACAAAAGATTTTAATGGGCTTACCATCTTACTCAACCTAAAAGGCATCAAAGAACAACACCTAAACGATGATGAAGTATTACTCACGGCACAAGCAGGAGAAAATTGGCATCAGTTTGTACAATACAGCTTGGAGAAAAACTATGGTGGACTGGAGAACCTCTCTCTAATACCAGGTAATGTAGGTACTTGCCCTATCCAAAATATAGGAGCATACGGCGTAGAAATTAAAGACCACTTTGAGTCTTGCCAAGTCCTCAACCTAGAAACACTAGAAGTAGAAACCTTTAATAAGGAGAAATGCAATTTTGGATATAGAGATTCCTTTTTTAAGCGAGAAGGCAAGGGCAAGTATGTTATACTAGAAGTCAGCTTTAGACTAACAAAAAGAAACCACTCCATTAGAACCGACTACGGTGCTATACAACAAGAACTTTCTAGTCTAAATGTTACCCAGCCTAGCATACAAGAGGTGGCACAAGCGGTCATAAACATCAGAACATCTAAACTTCCTAACCCTAAAGAGCTAGGTAATGCAGGTAGTTTTTTCAAAAACCCGAGTGTCAGCACAGAGGATTATCAGAACTTACAAAAACAATTCCCTAACCTCCCTGGTTATCCACAAGGCAGCCATACCAAGGTTCCTGCAGGTTGGCTGATAGAACAAATAGGCTGGAAAGGTAAACAAATAGGCAATGTAGCGACACATTATTTACAAGCACTAGTCATCATCAATGCTACAGGAAATGCCACAGGCGAAGAAATCTATCGTTTTTCATCTGAAATCATCTCTTCCGTAAAAAATACCTTTGGGATTACTCTAGAACGAGAGGTTAATATTATCTAA
- a CDS encoding MBL fold metallo-hydrolase yields MLSIKTFTFNPFSENTYIVYNEDRQAFIIDPGNFTANETLALSEFITSQNLTVKNILLTHAHIDHIVGLQWAFDTYQVPVLMHQLDQELLDRAPLTARQYGFNMLPFVGQITFIDEGETLHLGADTLHLLHTPGHSPGSISFYHKEQNWVISGDVLFQGSIGRTDLYKGNYEQLIESIKTKLLTLPPNTQVYSGHGASTNIGFEQQYNPFLK; encoded by the coding sequence ATGCTTAGTATCAAAACATTTACCTTCAATCCCTTTTCAGAAAACACCTATATAGTTTATAACGAGGATAGACAAGCCTTCATTATAGACCCAGGTAATTTTACCGCAAACGAAACTTTAGCGTTATCCGAGTTTATAACCTCACAGAACTTAACGGTTAAAAACATTCTACTAACCCACGCTCATATAGACCATATCGTAGGATTGCAGTGGGCTTTTGACACCTACCAAGTACCTGTGCTAATGCACCAGTTAGATCAAGAACTTCTAGACAGGGCTCCCCTTACCGCAAGGCAGTATGGATTTAATATGCTACCCTTTGTAGGACAAATCACCTTTATAGACGAAGGCGAAACACTCCACCTAGGAGCTGATACTCTACATCTATTACACACTCCTGGGCATTCACCTGGGAGCATTAGCTTCTACCACAAGGAGCAAAATTGGGTAATTTCTGGCGATGTACTTTTCCAAGGTAGCATTGGCAGAACCGACTTATATAAAGGCAATTACGAACAACTCATTGAAAGCATCAAAACTAAACTACTCACCTTACCACCAAATACCCAAGTTTACAGTGGACACGGAGCGAGTACCAATATCGGTTTTGAACAACAATACAATCCGTTTTTAAAGTAA
- a CDS encoding TolC family protein: MNVIGGVSNISGKKLDNSTTSGELYNVGVNIPLGKGLIYDKRRAVLHQAEALYKMTEAEQTTLINEILVDAENMYWEWVKQYQIITVYKERLNISEERLEMIKKSYDYGEMASIGVTEAETLYQEFLLGYQQASLDYKNTMEQLELFLWKDNQSVTLPPSVYPLEVFSSEKVADYPMLKNYIEENFSSQHRALRYYLHKDEFLNVEKKLKWQSFLPKIDFSYNLFSKPSKPIEVFPLFNNFQYGLKLEVPIFMREARADYEIIKLKKLQNEEDLKMKKQELFTKLEVYKNDFEGYTKQLELYKEYYDNYNKLVKGEEIKFKNGESSLFILNSRESKLLDIQKKIYNTENKIIKSYNGVKLFQMNMNTQP, from the coding sequence ATGAATGTAATAGGTGGCGTGAGCAATATCTCTGGAAAAAAACTAGACAACAGCACAACCTCTGGCGAGCTATACAATGTAGGCGTTAATATCCCTTTAGGCAAAGGGCTAATTTACGATAAAAGAAGAGCCGTTTTGCACCAAGCCGAAGCCTTGTATAAAATGACAGAAGCCGAACAAACCACCCTCATCAACGAGATTTTGGTAGATGCCGAAAATATGTATTGGGAGTGGGTAAAGCAATATCAAATCATTACCGTTTATAAAGAAAGGCTCAATATAAGCGAGGAAAGGTTAGAAATGATAAAAAAGTCTTATGACTACGGCGAAATGGCATCCATAGGCGTAACCGAAGCCGAAACTCTGTATCAAGAATTTCTACTGGGTTATCAGCAGGCATCATTGGATTATAAAAACACTATGGAACAGCTTGAGCTTTTTCTCTGGAAAGATAACCAGTCGGTAACATTACCGCCGTCTGTATATCCGCTAGAGGTATTTAGTTCAGAAAAAGTAGCAGATTACCCTATGCTGAAAAATTATATAGAAGAAAACTTTAGTTCGCAACATAGAGCCCTAAGATACTATCTACACAAAGATGAGTTTCTAAATGTAGAGAAAAAATTAAAGTGGCAGAGCTTCCTCCCGAAGATAGACTTCAGTTATAATCTCTTTAGTAAACCTAGCAAACCTATTGAGGTATTCCCTCTATTTAATAATTTCCAATACGGTCTCAAACTGGAAGTTCCTATTTTTATGAGAGAAGCTCGGGCGGACTACGAAATCATTAAACTAAAAAAACTCCAAAACGAAGAGGATTTAAAAATGAAAAAACAAGAACTCTTTACCAAGTTAGAAGTTTATAAAAATGATTTTGAAGGCTACACCAAACAGCTAGAACTCTACAAAGAGTATTACGATAATTACAACAAACTGGTAAAAGGAGAAGAGATTAAATTTAAAAACGGAGAAAGTTCATTATTTATACTCAACTCTAGAGAGTCTAAACTTTTGGATATCCAAAAGAAAATTTACAACACCGAAAACAAAATTATAAAATCCTATAACGGGGTTAAACTATTCCAAATGAATATGAATACCCAGCCCTAA
- a CDS encoding HlyD family secretion protein, whose protein sequence is MNYKSHNKIYRIHQKTNIKKWFFIGLGILLLLLLLPWTQNIHTNGYVSGLYQEQRPQSIQSPIPGKIIHWYVKNGDQVKKGDTLLRISEIKEDYMDPLLVQRAEDQINAKDNVRDYYSAKIKTIGGQLDALNAARELKLNQIRIKLQQLNFKINATNAELQAANNEFRMAEDQYRRQEEMYKQGLVSLTDFQRRNVSYQNALAKKNSIENKLAEAQQEILSLQVEQNATIQDYNEKISKLEGERFQSMGQVAGSDGEIAKLQTQVTNYKVRQGQYYIIATQDGQITQLSKTGIGEIIKEGENIGIIVPKSVKYAVEFYVSPVDLPLLQEGQKIRCTFDGFPAIVFSGWPNSSYGTFPGKIIAVENNISQNGMFKVVVVESGDKKWPPNIKMGAGSKGIILLNDVPIWYEIWRNINGFPPDYYIANKQKDEKNKK, encoded by the coding sequence ATGAACTACAAATCTCACAATAAAATCTACCGAATACACCAAAAAACCAACATCAAAAAATGGTTTTTTATTGGACTTGGCATTCTGCTTTTATTACTATTACTTCCATGGACACAGAACATCCATACCAATGGCTATGTAAGTGGGCTTTACCAAGAGCAGAGACCCCAAAGCATACAATCTCCAATACCTGGGAAAATCATACACTGGTATGTAAAAAACGGTGACCAAGTAAAAAAAGGTGACACTCTTCTTAGAATTTCCGAAATAAAGGAGGACTATATGGATCCTCTATTGGTGCAAAGAGCAGAAGACCAAATCAATGCGAAAGACAATGTAAGAGATTACTACTCTGCAAAAATAAAAACCATTGGAGGACAGCTAGATGCTTTGAACGCTGCTAGAGAACTCAAACTGAACCAAATCAGAATAAAACTGCAACAACTCAACTTTAAAATCAATGCAACTAATGCTGAACTTCAAGCTGCCAACAATGAGTTTAGAATGGCGGAAGACCAGTACAGAAGACAAGAAGAAATGTACAAACAAGGGCTTGTCTCTTTAACAGATTTCCAAAGGAGAAATGTATCTTACCAAAATGCCCTAGCAAAGAAAAATAGTATAGAAAACAAACTTGCCGAAGCTCAGCAAGAAATCCTTTCTCTACAAGTAGAACAAAATGCGACTATACAAGACTATAACGAAAAAATAAGCAAGCTAGAAGGCGAGCGTTTCCAAAGTATGGGACAGGTAGCAGGAAGTGATGGCGAAATAGCCAAACTACAAACCCAAGTTACCAACTATAAAGTAAGACAGGGGCAGTACTACATTATTGCTACTCAAGACGGACAAATTACCCAGCTCAGCAAAACAGGGATTGGTGAGATTATAAAAGAAGGCGAAAACATAGGTATTATTGTTCCAAAATCGGTAAAATATGCCGTAGAATTTTATGTATCTCCAGTAGATTTGCCACTATTACAGGAAGGGCAAAAGATACGCTGTACCTTTGATGGCTTCCCTGCCATTGTATTCTCTGGGTGGCCCAACTCAAGCTATGGGACTTTCCCTGGTAAAATAATCGCTGTAGAAAACAACATTTCTCAAAACGGAATGTTCAAAGTAGTAGTAGTAGAAAGTGGTGATAAAAAGTGGCCACCAAACATCAAAATGGGAGCAGGCTCAAAGGGTATTATTCTTCTAAACGATGTCCCTATCTGGTACGAGATATGGCGTAACATCAACGGCTTCCCTCCTGATTACTACATCGCAAACAAACAAAAAGATGAAAAAAATAAAAAATAA
- a CDS encoding ATP-binding cassette domain-containing protein, whose translation MNKKLNELLLNLIKLERKDIINIYLYGILSGLVYLSIPLGIQAIISYAFGATMVTSIYLLIAFVVLGTWLTGYFQIKVMMIIEKIQQKIFVDYTFKIAKRLPDIDLYSVNNYHLPELINRFFDTQNLQKSFSKMLLSIPTSIIQIIFGVILLSLYHVWFLVFGIFLIIGIVVLFKLTMKQGIETSLKESDSKYHLAAWLEDLSSAIKIFKVSSNSNIHLEETDKRMLPYLDYRTQHFHVLKFQYKLVIFFKVIITLVMLSIGVYLLINQKLNIGAFMAVEIVILLLLSAVEKLIKSLESYYDTITALAKLDKITELKTENNGKHDIYHNSNTGVNISFNRVNYSFDGKTNKLENINFDVTANGITVISGDTASGKSLLLNLIAGFYTPTQGNIFINGVGIENIDMNIYRSKLGLMIDERGIFKGTIFENISVGNENIKLDDVVALAKEIGIDSHYFSNDLLSVINDVNYQLPYSTKKIIMLLRALIGNKKLILLKEPLEGLGESIKPKLIKYIQKTSQYRTYIIISQDKDLIKASQHHLSMNKGKLEVIK comes from the coding sequence ATGAATAAAAAACTAAACGAACTATTACTCAACCTAATAAAACTAGAGCGAAAGGATATCATCAATATTTATTTATATGGTATCCTTAGCGGACTGGTATATTTGAGTATTCCTCTAGGTATACAAGCCATCATTAGTTATGCCTTTGGAGCCACTATGGTTACCTCCATCTATCTATTGATTGCATTTGTAGTACTAGGTACCTGGCTGACTGGCTATTTCCAAATAAAGGTAATGATGATTATAGAGAAAATCCAACAAAAGATATTTGTTGATTATACTTTCAAAATCGCTAAAAGATTACCCGATATAGACCTCTATTCGGTGAACAATTATCATCTTCCTGAACTTATCAATCGTTTTTTTGATACACAGAATTTACAAAAATCATTCTCCAAAATGCTATTGAGCATTCCTACATCTATTATACAAATTATTTTTGGAGTTATATTACTATCTCTCTATCATGTTTGGTTTTTGGTCTTTGGTATTTTTCTCATCATAGGCATTGTTGTTTTATTTAAACTTACAATGAAACAAGGTATAGAAACCAGCCTCAAAGAAAGCGATAGCAAATATCATCTAGCAGCTTGGTTAGAGGATTTATCATCAGCGATTAAAATATTTAAAGTAAGTTCTAACTCAAATATTCATTTAGAAGAAACCGATAAAAGGATGTTGCCGTATTTAGACTACCGTACACAGCATTTTCATGTTCTAAAATTCCAGTACAAATTAGTTATATTTTTCAAGGTTATCATTACACTAGTAATGTTGTCTATTGGCGTATATTTACTCATCAATCAAAAACTGAACATTGGTGCATTTATGGCAGTAGAAATTGTTATTTTGCTACTATTAAGCGCAGTAGAAAAACTAATAAAAAGTTTAGAAAGTTATTATGACACCATTACCGCCCTAGCAAAGCTAGATAAAATCACCGAATTAAAGACGGAAAACAATGGCAAACACGATATCTATCACAATAGTAATACTGGAGTCAATATTAGTTTCAATAGAGTCAACTATTCCTTTGATGGCAAAACCAATAAACTAGAAAATATAAACTTTGATGTTACAGCTAATGGCATTACCGTAATTTCTGGAGACACCGCTTCTGGTAAGAGCTTACTCCTTAACTTAATAGCTGGTTTTTATACTCCTACTCAAGGAAATATTTTCATCAATGGTGTGGGGATAGAAAACATCGATATGAATATCTACCGAAGTAAGCTGGGGCTAATGATAGACGAGCGAGGTATTTTTAAAGGAACTATTTTTGAAAACATATCCGTAGGCAATGAAAATATAAAACTAGATGATGTGGTTGCATTGGCAAAAGAAATAGGTATAGACAGCCATTACTTCTCAAACGACTTACTTAGTGTAATTAATGATGTTAATTATCAGCTCCCTTACAGTACAAAAAAAATCATTATGCTTCTGAGAGCCTTAATTGGAAATAAAAAATTAATCCTTCTAAAAGAACCATTAGAAGGCTTAGGCGAAAGCATTAAACCTAAGCTGATAAAATATATCCAAAAAACATCTCAATACAGAACCTATATTATCATCTCTCAAGATAAAGATTTGATTAAAGCAAGCCAACATCATTTATCTATGAATAAAGGGAAACTAGAAGTCATAAAATAA
- a CDS encoding bifunctional UDP-N-acetylmuramoyl-tripeptide:D-alanyl-D-alanine ligase/alanine racemase → MNYTARQIAEITGAKLIGAGDKIIKHFAFDSRIIYSPKNTGFVAIKTKKNNGEKYIASAVEKGIELIVSEHKTLDNEHLSWLIVDDTVKFLQKLAHLHLKSHNIQTIGITGSNGKTIVKEWLYQCLSEDIRCVKSPKSFNSQIGLPLSLLNIKPEHKVGIFEVGISEPNEMTTLETIFSPKIGVLTHIGSAHISNFKSEKHLVDEKISLFKDSESIIFNGDNILVSNKINTLYSSKNLISYGFNKDNNIHISSNWKDRQQPITVQCFDKSFSFPAQQRDEATLSNVLAIIAVMHLLEFSTEKMIEKINNLKAVEMRLESVNGIKNNLIINDSFNLDLDSLKIAFEFIKSYQKPKKSLIITDFTEKSDADNLYQEVASLINEQNFNKVFLIGEEISQYQHLLNTESFSFNTTNDLFSNQEFKDLENELILLKGARKFEIEQVKTYLELQKHDTVLEVNLNNLLHNINVHKSLLKPETKIMAMVKAYSYGLGGYEIAEFLQHHHIDYLGVAVADEGVELRKNGITVPIVVMNPEQHSYNTIIEYNLEPNIYSFRVLELFHKQLKQNGYEGRYPIHIKLETGMHRLGFKEDEIDQLKDYLNQMSVKVESIFSHLSSSDIPQEKDYTLAQCQKFDKLSQNIIKDLNYKPLRHILNSAGITNYTYYQMDMVRIGIGMMGISASPEIQPLLNPVVAFKSVISQISEIQPNDSVSYGRRYKASKSTRIATIPVGYADGVPRLLSNGVGYVGIKNTLCPIVGSVCMDMMMVDISDLPTKEGDEVTIFHEKPSLEDFAMYSQTIPYEVLTSISRRVKRVYIKD, encoded by the coding sequence ATGAACTACACCGCAAGGCAAATTGCCGAAATCACAGGAGCAAAACTGATTGGTGCTGGCGACAAAATTATTAAACATTTTGCCTTTGATAGCCGCATTATCTATTCTCCCAAAAACACAGGATTCGTAGCCATTAAAACTAAAAAAAATAACGGCGAAAAGTATATTGCTTCTGCGGTAGAAAAGGGTATAGAACTCATTGTTTCGGAACATAAAACTTTGGATAACGAACATCTCTCGTGGCTCATTGTAGATGACACCGTAAAATTTTTACAAAAATTAGCCCATCTACATCTTAAATCTCACAACATACAAACCATCGGAATTACAGGCAGCAACGGAAAAACCATCGTTAAAGAATGGCTCTATCAATGCTTATCCGAAGACATTAGATGCGTTAAAAGCCCAAAGAGTTTTAACTCTCAAATTGGTCTACCTTTATCTCTCCTAAATATAAAACCCGAACATAAAGTAGGTATTTTTGAAGTGGGTATTTCCGAACCCAATGAGATGACAACTTTAGAAACAATTTTCTCACCAAAAATAGGCGTTTTAACTCACATTGGCTCAGCTCATATTTCTAATTTTAAATCTGAAAAGCATCTTGTAGATGAGAAAATAAGCCTTTTTAAAGATTCTGAAAGCATCATATTTAATGGAGACAACATTCTAGTTAGTAATAAAATAAACACACTATATTCAAGTAAAAATTTAATATCATACGGATTTAATAAGGATAACAATATTCACATTTCTTCGAATTGGAAAGACCGGCAACAACCCATTACTGTTCAATGCTTTGATAAATCTTTCTCTTTCCCAGCTCAGCAAAGAGACGAGGCTACTTTATCCAACGTGTTAGCCATCATAGCCGTGATGCATCTGTTGGAATTTTCTACAGAGAAAATGATAGAAAAAATTAACAATCTGAAAGCGGTGGAAATGAGGCTAGAAAGCGTTAATGGCATTAAAAACAACCTCATCATCAACGATTCTTTTAATCTAGATTTAGACTCTCTCAAAATCGCTTTTGAATTTATTAAAAGTTACCAAAAACCTAAAAAGTCTTTAATCATTACTGATTTTACAGAAAAATCGGACGCAGACAATCTATACCAAGAAGTCGCAAGTCTTATCAATGAGCAAAATTTTAATAAAGTTTTTTTAATTGGAGAGGAAATCAGCCAATATCAACACCTTTTAAATACTGAAAGCTTTAGTTTCAATACTACCAATGATTTATTTAGTAATCAAGAATTTAAAGATTTAGAAAATGAGCTTATCCTCCTCAAAGGAGCAAGAAAGTTTGAAATAGAGCAAGTAAAAACTTACCTAGAACTACAAAAGCACGATACGGTACTAGAGGTTAATCTAAACAATCTACTCCACAACATCAATGTTCACAAATCATTGCTAAAACCCGAAACTAAAATCATGGCAATGGTTAAAGCTTACTCTTATGGACTAGGTGGTTACGAAATAGCAGAGTTTCTACAACATCACCATATAGATTATTTAGGCGTTGCTGTTGCAGACGAAGGTGTAGAACTTCGTAAAAACGGAATTACAGTTCCCATCGTGGTAATGAACCCAGAGCAGCACAGCTATAATACCATTATAGAATATAATCTAGAGCCTAACATCTATAGTTTCAGAGTTTTAGAACTATTCCACAAACAACTAAAACAAAACGGTTACGAGGGAAGGTATCCCATTCACATCAAACTAGAAACAGGCATGCATCGTCTTGGTTTTAAAGAAGATGAGATAGACCAATTAAAAGACTACTTAAATCAAATGAGTGTAAAGGTAGAAAGTATTTTCAGCCATCTTTCTAGTTCTGACATTCCTCAAGAAAAAGACTATACCTTGGCACAATGCCAAAAATTTGATAAACTTTCACAAAACATCATCAAAGACCTAAACTATAAACCACTAAGGCATATCCTCAATTCGGCAGGAATTACCAATTACACCTATTATCAAATGGATATGGTAAGAATTGGCATCGGCATGATGGGAATTTCCGCCTCACCCGAAATTCAGCCTTTATTAAATCCTGTAGTGGCATTCAAATCTGTTATTTCTCAAATTTCGGAAATCCAACCCAATGATAGTGTAAGCTACGGCAGACGCTACAAAGCCTCTAAAAGCACAAGGATAGCTACCATACCCGTGGGATATGCAGACGGTGTCCCTCGCCTGTTAAGTAATGGCGTAGGCTATGTTGGTATTAAAAATACTTTATGCCCTATTGTAGGTAGTGTTTGTATGGATATGATGATGGTGGATATTTCTGACCTCCCTACCAAAGAAGGCGACGAGGTAACCATATTCCACGAAAAGCCTTCTCTAGAAGACTTCGCAATGTATTCACAAACGATACCTTACGAAGTACTCACCTCTATTTCTAGACGAGTGAAAAGAGTTTATATTAAAGATTAA